The following proteins come from a genomic window of Heyndrickxia acidicola:
- a CDS encoding COG4705 family protein yields the protein MNKSLSVNMFTKVPEITVYFWITKILTTGMGEVFSDYLVNNMNPVLAVAIAFIGLIVSLVLQFRADRYVAWIYWLVVVMVSIFGTMAADFIHVIVGIPYIVSTSFFAIVLAAIFIFWYATQKTLSIHSIYTRFREMLYWAAVLGTFALGTAAGDMMASTMKLGYFSAGVVFAVLLAIPAVGYWLFKFNEIFAFWFAYIMTRPVGASFSDWTSAKHGGLGLGEGPVSLTLGIVIVLLVGYLTITRKDINEEAAALEVRKRA from the coding sequence ATGAACAAATCATTATCCGTTAATATGTTTACAAAAGTCCCGGAAATTACGGTTTATTTTTGGATTACGAAGATACTGACTACTGGAATGGGCGAGGTATTTTCTGACTATCTCGTTAATAATATGAATCCAGTCCTGGCTGTAGCCATTGCTTTTATAGGATTAATAGTCTCCCTGGTACTTCAGTTCCGGGCAGATCGTTATGTAGCATGGATTTATTGGCTTGTTGTTGTTATGGTCAGTATATTCGGTACGATGGCAGCTGATTTCATCCATGTAATAGTAGGGATTCCTTATATTGTATCTACGTCCTTTTTTGCTATTGTATTGGCTGCAATCTTTATCTTCTGGTACGCAACTCAAAAGACGCTTTCTATTCACAGTATCTATACACGGTTTCGCGAAATGCTCTATTGGGCTGCAGTACTGGGAACATTTGCGCTGGGTACAGCTGCAGGAGATATGATGGCATCCACAATGAAGCTGGGCTATTTCTCAGCAGGAGTGGTCTTTGCCGTATTGCTGGCAATTCCAGCTGTGGGTTATTGGTTATTCAAGTTTAATGAAATTTTTGCTTTCTGGTTCGCCTACATTATGACGCGTCCGGTTGGTGCTTCTTTTTCAGACTGGACTTCTGCAAAGCATGGAGGGCTGGGACTTGGAGAAGGTCCGGTCAGCCTTACCTTAGGCATCGTTATTGTTCTTCTAGTGGGCTATTTGACCATTACTCGCAAGGATATAAATGAGGAAGCGGCTGCCTTGGAAGTTCGCAAACGTGCTTAA
- a CDS encoding DNA-3-methyladenine glycosylase family protein: protein MIWIDYPSYMEIVPPKEFNFEECLVFLGRSDKEILHQIKDGSLFKLLKVRGELIVCKIGCENGFIKIEFPISPPPVALREEIAAYIGEWFDLSQELGEFYMTAGNDKLMQKLASTYYGLRMICIPDLFEAITWAIMGQQINLSFAYTLRERFVKHFGESLIFNGETYWLYPEYEKIAALDVEDLTTLQFTARKAEYIIGVAKAMTNGELSKEKLLQNREYQQVKHSLMALRGIGAWTADYVMMKCLHIPTAFPLADVGLHNALKLQLGLERKPTIDEIKELSANWAGWEAYATFYLWRSLYE, encoded by the coding sequence ATGATTTGGATTGATTACCCATCCTATATGGAAATAGTTCCGCCAAAAGAGTTCAACTTTGAAGAATGCTTAGTGTTCCTTGGCAGATCTGACAAAGAAATACTGCATCAAATAAAAGATGGAAGTCTCTTTAAATTGCTAAAAGTGAGAGGGGAATTAATAGTCTGTAAAATCGGATGTGAAAATGGCTTTATTAAAATAGAGTTTCCCATTTCGCCTCCTCCTGTTGCACTTCGGGAAGAGATTGCAGCGTACATAGGGGAATGGTTTGATCTCAGTCAAGAGCTTGGGGAATTTTATATGACAGCAGGGAACGACAAGCTAATGCAGAAGCTGGCAAGTACCTATTATGGTTTGCGGATGATCTGCATACCTGATCTATTTGAAGCCATTACATGGGCTATTATGGGACAGCAAATTAATCTATCATTTGCTTACACATTGAGGGAGCGTTTTGTTAAACACTTTGGAGAATCTCTTATATTTAATGGAGAAACCTATTGGTTATACCCAGAGTATGAAAAAATAGCGGCACTTGATGTAGAGGATTTAACAACTCTCCAATTTACTGCCCGGAAGGCTGAATATATTATTGGGGTTGCAAAAGCTATGACAAATGGGGAGCTGTCAAAAGAAAAGCTGCTACAAAACCGGGAGTATCAGCAAGTTAAACATTCTTTAATGGCTTTAAGGGGAATAGGCGCCTGGACGGCAGATTATGTGATGATGAAATGTTTGCACATCCCAACTGCTTTTCCGCTGGCAGATGTCGGACTTCATAATGCATTAAAGCTTCAATTAGGGTTGGAAAGAAAACCGACAATAGATGAAATCAAAGAACTCTCTGCTAATTGGGCAGGATGGGAGGCCTATGCCACTTTTTATCTATGGCGGTCTTTATATGAGTAG
- a CDS encoding PTS sugar transporter subunit IIC, with the protein MDRIVGWMENYLSGTMARFSEQRHLRAIRDGVISALPFIIVGSFFLILAFPPLPKDWAISEWAAKNALQILLPYRLTMYIMSLYIAFGVGYNLAKSYKLDPLSGAQVSVCALLLTLTPELLKDGYALPMSNLGGSGLFVTMIVSIVSVEILRFCKTKNITIKMPEQVPPSVARSFEALIPVAAVIILMSLITYVFKIDLHSEIGKLIAPIVTAGDSIWGVLIPGFLICFLWFFGIHGDSVVGPVVRPLWELYLAKNAEAVANHSHHLPHVAPETFFQWFIWIGGSGATLGLVLAMLVFSKSKYMKAVGRASIIPSIFNINEPVIFGVPIVLNPILAIPFILTPIINICLTYFLTVVGWVTPTFVQPPWTLPAPIGAYLATGGDIHAVFLTLINIAISFFVYLPFFKMYDRKMAKMETDENDNQAA; encoded by the coding sequence ATGGATAGAATTGTTGGCTGGATGGAAAATTATCTTTCTGGTACTATGGCTCGTTTCTCTGAACAGCGCCATTTAAGAGCCATTAGGGATGGGGTTATTTCGGCATTGCCATTTATAATTGTAGGTTCCTTTTTCTTAATTCTCGCTTTTCCGCCTTTGCCTAAGGATTGGGCAATCTCAGAATGGGCGGCTAAAAATGCTTTGCAAATTTTGCTCCCATACCGGCTTACCATGTATATTATGTCACTTTATATAGCCTTTGGAGTTGGATATAACCTTGCCAAAAGCTATAAACTAGATCCGCTTTCCGGAGCGCAGGTATCCGTTTGTGCATTGTTATTAACGCTTACTCCGGAATTACTTAAAGACGGCTATGCACTCCCAATGAGCAACCTGGGGGGATCTGGTCTTTTTGTTACGATGATTGTCTCTATTGTTTCAGTAGAAATACTTCGTTTTTGCAAGACGAAGAACATTACGATTAAAATGCCGGAACAGGTACCGCCATCTGTAGCGCGATCTTTTGAAGCATTAATACCAGTTGCCGCAGTCATTATTTTAATGTCTTTAATCACTTATGTTTTTAAAATTGACCTGCATTCAGAAATCGGAAAATTAATTGCACCTATTGTAACAGCAGGAGACTCTATTTGGGGTGTCTTAATCCCCGGATTCTTAATTTGTTTCCTATGGTTCTTTGGAATTCATGGAGACTCTGTCGTTGGCCCAGTTGTTCGGCCATTGTGGGAGCTTTACCTAGCAAAGAATGCCGAAGCAGTTGCAAACCATTCCCACCACTTACCTCATGTAGCACCTGAGACATTCTTCCAATGGTTTATTTGGATTGGAGGCTCTGGAGCTACACTTGGACTGGTACTTGCTATGCTGGTTTTTTCAAAATCCAAATACATGAAAGCTGTAGGCAGGGCGTCTATCATTCCAAGTATTTTTAATATTAACGAACCGGTCATTTTCGGGGTGCCAATTGTATTGAATCCCATTCTGGCTATTCCATTTATTCTTACACCCATTATTAATATCTGTTTAACGTACTTCTTAACCGTTGTAGGATGGGTCACTCCTACTTTCGTTCAGCCGCCATGGACGCTTCCTGCGCCAATTGGTGCCTATTTAGCAACAGGCGGGGATATACATGCTGTTTTTCTTACTCTAATAAACATTGCTATTTCCTTTTTCGTTTATCTCCCTTTCTTTAAAATGTATGATAGAAAAATGGCAAAAATGGAAACAGATGAAAACGATAATCAAGCAGCATAA
- a CDS encoding PTS sugar transporter subunit IIB, with the protein MKVLFVCAGGMSSSIVVNALKKEADKEGLAMEVKAVGTGEVSNETKNGWNIIMVAPQIRHRFSQVKTEADGANIPCELIPMKAYTPLGGPALLKIVKEIAQ; encoded by the coding sequence ATGAAGGTTTTATTTGTATGTGCTGGCGGCATGTCCAGTTCTATTGTTGTGAATGCGCTCAAAAAAGAGGCAGATAAAGAAGGATTAGCAATGGAGGTAAAAGCAGTAGGAACAGGGGAAGTTTCCAACGAAACCAAAAATGGCTGGAACATTATTATGGTGGCTCCGCAAATTAGACACCGCTTTAGCCAAGTAAAAACAGAAGCAGATGGTGCAAACATTCCTTGCGAGTTAATTCCTATGAAAGCATATACACCTCTTGGTGGTCCTGCTCTTCTAAAAATTGTTAAGGAAATAGCACAATAA
- a CDS encoding BadF/BadG/BcrA/BcrD ATPase family protein: protein MGLLIGIDAGGTKTKAMILKNATDAVFETACGYGNPAINYKTALANISFAITSCLESEFGGECKEIVIGVAGIEAGENRQKLQQDLKVVTQLSTILVTDAELAYYAYMGDKDGILTIAGTGSISYGRNGEQGSYIGGWGHLLGDAGSSYYVAIQACKQMINEEESNKEYSPLTRAILDRLGMTKVKEIKGFIYQSKKDDIASLSYTVYLQAVKGDHIAQMLFEIAGVQLADQTLRLIHILQLECPIKVACAGSLLESNQIVKNAFRNRLKDSHLEIHFIDKIIPAVYGAYYISKSQYFSKEL from the coding sequence ATGGGATTACTGATTGGAATTGATGCAGGTGGAACAAAAACAAAAGCTATGATTCTAAAAAATGCGACGGATGCTGTTTTCGAAACAGCGTGCGGGTATGGAAATCCGGCTATTAATTATAAAACAGCACTAGCCAACATTTCCTTTGCCATCACCTCTTGCCTTGAAAGTGAATTTGGGGGTGAATGTAAGGAAATTGTCATTGGTGTCGCTGGAATTGAGGCAGGTGAGAACCGTCAAAAGCTTCAACAGGACTTAAAGGTGGTCACACAGCTGTCCACTATCTTGGTTACGGATGCTGAGCTTGCTTATTATGCTTATATGGGGGATAAGGATGGAATTCTTACCATTGCGGGTACCGGATCCATTTCTTACGGCAGAAATGGTGAACAAGGAAGCTATATAGGGGGCTGGGGCCACCTGCTGGGTGATGCAGGAAGCTCTTATTATGTCGCAATACAGGCTTGTAAACAAATGATAAATGAAGAAGAATCTAATAAGGAGTATAGTCCATTAACAAGGGCTATCCTTGATAGGCTGGGAATGACAAAAGTAAAGGAAATAAAAGGATTCATATATCAATCGAAAAAAGACGACATTGCTTCACTTTCCTATACTGTTTATCTTCAGGCTGTAAAAGGGGATCATATTGCGCAAATGTTATTTGAAATCGCAGGTGTTCAACTCGCGGACCAGACTCTTAGGCTGATTCATATCTTACAACTGGAGTGCCCAATAAAAGTGGCTTGCGCAGGAAGCCTATTAGAATCAAACCAAATTGTAAAAAACGCATTTAGAAACAGGCTTAAAGATAGTCATTTAGAAATACACTTTATCGATAAAATAATACCAGCTGTATATGGGGCCTATTATATTTCAAAATCTCAATATTTTTCTAAGGAGCTGTGA
- a CDS encoding DUF871 domain-containing protein → MSEQKLGISIYPNHSIMEKDKEYIALASKYGFKRIFTCLLSLDGKKENILSNFKETISFAKEKGMEVIADISPRVFKELDISYSDLSFFNEIGASGIRLDMGFTGQEESVMTFNPYGLKIEVNMSNATKYIDNILTYQPNKSNLLGCHNFYPHRYSGLSYPFFIECSKKFKDMGIRTAAFVSSAHAEMGPWTIMEGLPTLEMHRNLPIEVQVKHLYAVELIDDIIIGNAYASEEELKQLSEINKNKLTFTVDLTETATELERKIVFEEPHFYRGDVSDYMIRSTQSRVKYKGQNFIPHHCRDMKKGDIVIENNLYGQYAGELQVVLKEMMNSGKTNVVGRIREEEIFLLDYLKPWSQFAFQPLE, encoded by the coding sequence ATGTCTGAACAAAAATTAGGTATTTCCATTTATCCAAACCATTCCATCATGGAAAAAGATAAAGAGTATATTGCATTAGCAAGTAAATATGGTTTTAAGAGAATATTTACATGTCTTTTATCGTTGGATGGTAAAAAGGAAAACATTCTATCTAACTTTAAAGAAACCATTTCATTTGCTAAGGAAAAGGGAATGGAAGTAATTGCCGATATTAGCCCAAGAGTATTTAAGGAACTGGACATTTCCTATAGTGATTTGTCATTTTTTAACGAGATTGGGGCATCAGGCATTCGACTCGACATGGGGTTTACAGGACAAGAGGAATCGGTAATGACCTTTAATCCGTATGGACTAAAGATTGAAGTCAATATGAGCAATGCAACTAAATATATTGATAATATCCTTACTTACCAGCCAAATAAAAGTAATTTGTTAGGCTGTCATAATTTTTATCCTCACCGGTATTCAGGATTATCGTACCCATTTTTTATTGAATGCAGCAAGAAATTTAAGGACATGGGAATAAGAACGGCTGCATTTGTCTCATCGGCACATGCTGAGATGGGCCCATGGACAATAATGGAAGGCCTTCCGACACTCGAAATGCATCGAAATCTGCCAATAGAAGTACAGGTAAAGCACTTATATGCCGTGGAACTTATCGATGACATCATTATTGGAAATGCCTATGCATCAGAAGAGGAATTAAAGCAGCTTAGCGAAATAAATAAAAACAAATTAACCTTTACAGTGGATCTTACAGAAACAGCTACGGAGCTTGAAAGAAAAATTGTGTTTGAGGAACCGCACTTTTATAGAGGAGATGTATCGGATTATATGATCCGTTCCACTCAAAGCAGAGTGAAATACAAAGGACAGAACTTTATACCCCACCATTGCAGGGATATGAAGAAAGGCGATATTGTAATTGAAAATAATCTGTATGGGCAATATGCGGGTGAGCTCCAGGTTGTTCTCAAGGAAATGATGAATTCAGGGAAAACAAATGTGGTGGGGCGAATAAGAGAAGAAGAGATCTTTTTACTGGACTACCTGAAGCCATGGAGTCAATTTGCTTTTCAGCCACTAGAATAG
- a CDS encoding PTS lactose/cellobiose transporter subunit IIA, whose translation MKTLDMEQSIFQIIAHGGNAKGLAFEGLEKAHLYRFSEAEELLKEAHSELNLAHNTQTQLIQAELNGEKVEGTLLMIHAQDHLMAAISEISLIEQMVKMLKKMELLEKK comes from the coding sequence ATGAAAACACTGGACATGGAACAATCAATCTTTCAAATTATTGCTCATGGTGGAAATGCGAAAGGGCTAGCATTCGAAGGGTTAGAAAAAGCTCACCTTTATAGATTTAGCGAAGCAGAAGAATTATTAAAAGAGGCACATTCTGAGTTGAATCTTGCACATAACACACAAACACAATTGATTCAGGCTGAACTAAATGGTGAAAAAGTAGAAGGGACCTTATTGATGATTCATGCTCAGGATCATTTAATGGCGGCAATCAGTGAGATTTCTTTAATTGAACAAATGGTAAAAATGTTGAAGAAGATGGAACTATTAGAAAAAAAGTAA
- a CDS encoding 6-phospho-beta-glucosidase, translating into MDKQGLKIATIGGGSSYTPEFVEGLIKRYDQLPVKELWLADIEEGREKLEIVGNLAKRMVEKASLPMEIKLTLDREEALKDADFVTTQMRVGLLAARAKDERIPLQHGIIGQETNGAGGLFKGLRTIPVLLDISAKMQRLCPNAWLINFTNPAGMVTEALLRYGQHKKVIGVCNLPIHTRITIAKLLNVPLESVEIDFAGLNHMVYGLDVRVYGESVLDHVLEIMGDPKKQISMQNIAPIPWESHFLKSLRLIPCSYHRYYYKTSEILKKELESFASGNTRAETVIALEKELFELYKDPTLDIKPPQLQKRGGAYYSDAACNVINSIYNDIGDIQTLNVRNDGAILGISDESAVEVNCVVTKDGPKPVSVGQLPVSVNGLIQQIKSFEMTAAEAAVTGSYDKALLAMCINPLVPSDYLAKAVLDDLLEAHKEYLPLFYKNQNRDRVPSTI; encoded by the coding sequence ATGGATAAGCAAGGATTAAAAATTGCTACAATTGGGGGAGGGTCAAGCTATACACCTGAGTTTGTGGAAGGACTAATTAAGCGCTATGACCAGCTTCCCGTAAAAGAACTTTGGCTAGCAGATATTGAAGAAGGAAGAGAAAAGCTTGAAATAGTCGGAAACCTGGCAAAGAGAATGGTTGAAAAGGCCTCTCTCCCAATGGAAATTAAATTAACTTTGGACCGGGAAGAAGCTCTTAAAGATGCCGATTTTGTTACCACTCAGATGAGGGTGGGATTATTAGCCGCAAGAGCAAAAGATGAAAGAATACCCTTACAGCACGGAATCATTGGGCAGGAAACAAATGGCGCCGGCGGCCTATTTAAAGGGTTGAGAACCATTCCTGTCCTGCTGGATATCTCGGCAAAAATGCAAAGACTTTGTCCAAATGCCTGGCTAATCAATTTTACGAACCCTGCTGGAATGGTAACAGAAGCCTTACTTCGATATGGACAACATAAAAAAGTAATTGGTGTCTGCAATCTCCCAATCCATACTCGCATTACCATTGCAAAACTGTTAAATGTACCTCTTGAAAGTGTCGAAATTGATTTTGCAGGATTAAATCATATGGTATATGGCTTAGATGTCCGCGTCTACGGAGAATCTGTTTTAGACCATGTTTTAGAAATAATGGGAGATCCCAAAAAACAAATCTCTATGCAAAATATCGCTCCTATTCCCTGGGAAAGCCATTTCCTAAAGTCACTTCGTTTAATTCCGTGCTCGTATCATCGATATTATTATAAGACGAGTGAAATATTAAAAAAGGAGCTTGAGTCATTTGCTTCGGGCAATACCAGGGCAGAAACGGTCATTGCTTTAGAAAAAGAACTCTTTGAATTATATAAGGATCCTACACTAGATATCAAACCTCCCCAGCTTCAAAAAAGAGGCGGAGCCTATTACAGCGATGCTGCATGCAATGTCATCAATTCTATTTACAATGATATAGGAGACATTCAAACTCTAAATGTTAGAAATGACGGGGCAATTCTCGGAATTTCCGATGAATCGGCTGTAGAGGTAAACTGTGTGGTTACAAAGGATGGGCCCAAGCCTGTTTCAGTAGGTCAATTGCCTGTATCGGTAAATGGGTTAATACAACAAATTAAATCCTTTGAAATGACAGCTGCTGAAGCTGCAGTTACAGGTTCTTATGATAAAGCCCTTCTGGCAATGTGCATTAATCCACTTGTTCCAAGCGACTACCTTGCAAAAGCAGTATTGGATGATTTATTGGAAGCACATAAAGAATACCTTCCTCTTTTTTATAAAAACCAAAATAGAGATAGGGTCCCGTCCACCATTTGA
- a CDS encoding anaerobic sulfatase maturase, protein MSVYHNFHILAKPSGPICNLDCKYCYYTEKEAYYQKGHSFRMSEEVLESYIKQYIASQDSQEIVFAWQGGEPTLIGIDFFLKAVSLQEKYANGKKITNTIQTNGTLLNNQWCEFFSANGFLVGLSLDGPESIHDQYRIDKGGKATFKLVMRGLELLKKNEVECNILTCVTRDSAYKPLEIYHFLKEQDISYIQFIPIVEREMNEEAAELSLSHATPPSLLMEEAQQTVTPWTVEPGMYGEFLNQIFNEWVAQDIGSVYVMNFEWALASWIGIPSPICIFSEECGRAVAMEHNGDLFSCDHYVYPEYRLGNIADGLLNIMNLPSQRAFGRKKSDILPSVCRTCQVRFACHGECPKHRFLVSEQNEPGLNYLCASYKKYFKHIDPYMKIMKQLLQEGLPASDIKEILPGGLGIKRKV, encoded by the coding sequence TTGAGCGTATATCATAATTTCCATATTCTTGCTAAGCCTTCTGGCCCGATCTGCAACCTGGATTGCAAGTATTGCTATTACACAGAAAAAGAAGCTTATTATCAGAAGGGTCATTCTTTTCGAATGTCAGAGGAGGTTTTAGAGTCGTATATTAAACAATACATTGCATCTCAGGACTCACAGGAGATTGTATTTGCTTGGCAGGGAGGAGAACCGACATTAATTGGGATAGATTTCTTTTTAAAAGCGGTATCTTTGCAAGAAAAGTACGCGAATGGGAAAAAAATCACCAACACAATTCAAACCAATGGAACACTCTTGAATAATCAATGGTGTGAATTCTTTTCCGCCAATGGTTTTTTGGTTGGTTTAAGCTTAGACGGCCCCGAGTCTATTCATGATCAGTATAGGATAGACAAGGGAGGAAAAGCTACTTTTAAGCTGGTAATGAGAGGACTTGAACTGTTAAAAAAAAATGAAGTGGAATGTAACATCCTTACCTGTGTTACAAGAGACTCCGCTTATAAACCTCTGGAAATTTATCATTTTTTAAAGGAGCAGGACATTTCATATATACAGTTCATCCCTATTGTAGAAAGAGAAATGAATGAAGAAGCGGCAGAGCTTTCTTTAAGCCATGCAACTCCTCCATCTTTATTGATGGAAGAAGCACAGCAAACCGTCACTCCTTGGACAGTAGAACCAGGAATGTATGGAGAGTTCCTCAATCAAATTTTTAATGAGTGGGTAGCACAGGATATAGGCTCCGTTTATGTCATGAATTTTGAATGGGCATTGGCATCCTGGATTGGAATTCCTTCTCCCATTTGTATTTTCTCTGAAGAATGCGGCCGGGCAGTGGCAATGGAACACAATGGCGATCTGTTTTCTTGTGATCATTATGTCTACCCTGAATATCGATTAGGTAATATTGCGGATGGGTTATTGAATATAATGAACCTTCCATCACAGCGTGCCTTTGGCCGAAAGAAGAGCGATATACTTCCCTCCGTATGCAGAACCTGCCAGGTTCGATTTGCTTGCCATGGTGAATGTCCTAAACATCGATTTCTGGTTTCAGAGCAAAATGAGCCAGGGTTAAATTATTTATGCGCATCCTATAAAAAATATTTTAAGCATATTGATCCATATATGAAAATAATGAAGCAATTGCTGCAAGAGGGATTACCAGCTTCTGATATTAAAGAAATTCTTCCTGGAGGTCTGGGAATAAAGAGAAAAGTATAA